Within Metabacillus sp. KUDC1714, the genomic segment TTCACAATCGCAGAGGTAGAAGAAATTGTCGAAGTCGGTGAACTAGACTCTGACGGAATTCATACGCCTAGTATTTATGTGCAGGGACTGATTGCTGGTGAGCATGAAAAGCGAATTGAACGTCTTACCATTCAAGCTTAATAGGAATTAGGAGGTTTAATAATGACGAATAACGTAAGAATACAAATTGCGCAAAGGGCTGAAAGAGAAATTCAAGATGGGTTTTACGTAAATTTAGGAATTGGAATGCCGACAATGGTTGCCAATTATATTTCTGACCATAAAAGTGTTGTTTTACAGTCAGAGAATGGTTTGTTAGGAATTGGTCCTTTTCCTACGAAAGGGGAAGTTGATCCAGATTTAATTAATGCTGGAAAAGAAACAGTGACAGCAATTCAGGGAGCAAGTTTCTTTAGTAATGCAGAATCATTTGCCATGATACGAGGAGGTCATATTGATCTAGCAATCTTAGGTGGAATGGAAGTTTCAGAAACTGGAGACTTAGCGAACTGGATGATCCCAGGAAAGATGATTAAAGGGATGGGCGGTGCGATGGATTTAGTGCACGGAGCTAAAAAAATTATTGTCATCATGGAACATGTTAATAAAGCGGGGGAGCCGAAAATATTGAATAAGTGCTCCTTACCTTTAACTGGTCAAAAGGTCGTTGATCGAATTATTACAGATCGTGCTGTATTAGATGTGACACAGGAAGGGTTGAAGCTAATCGAAGTTGCAAAAGGTTATCGTGTTCAGGATATTATTAATTCAACTGAACCATCATTAATTATTTCTGAAAATGTGATGAGTGATGTTTACTAACTAAATATTTAATATAAATAACCCGAATGGAAGCACAATCTAAGCTTGATTATTCGGGTTATTTAATTTTGAAACTGACTGTCCAAGACTTATAGGGGAATGACAAATTTTCGGTAGGCATACTTGTAGTTCCAATAAGGGAAGTGATATTATTGAAAAAAATATGGAATATTAAAAGATAAAGAGAGTACTCAGGAAATTATCTAAGAATGTAGCTAGAGTGAGTTATTTTATATTTAATCTGATAGTCTATATAAGGTCATTTACAGCTAGGATAATGGTGGGGGGGAAATAATGACTCAGTATTTTGTTAAGAAAGACTTGAATCCTAGTTTTGATAATAGTTTAGTTCCTAAATTGCTCTACATTTGTAATGTTGATGATACCCATACAAGATTCCCCCGAACTATGCATATGCATGATGATATTATGGAAATCATTTTTGTTAAAGAGGGAAAGGGCAGTCATTTGATTGGTGATCGAAATTATAAAACCAAAAAAGGTGATATTTTAATTTATAATAATGGTGTTCTTCACGATGAATACGGAAACGGAGATTCTGACACGAATATGAGTGTGTTTTGCTGTGGCATTACAGATGTTAAGCTGGCTGGTTTACCAAGAAACCATTTGATTTCAAAAGAACAATCATATGTTTTGCATAGTGGGGAGTATGCTTCGAATATTGAATCATTGCTAGAGATGATGTATTCACAAATTTCGAAGGAAAAACCTGGTGCAGAGGAAATTTGCAGTTATTTGCTTCGAGCACTAATTACGCTTATTTTACAAATTCCACAAGAGAACTTCGTATTATCAAAATCTGAAGAATCAGTATTACTATGTGATATTAAATCTTACATAGATAAACATTATCAGGAAGATATTAATTTAAAATCCCTTTCTCAACGATTTCACATAAGTACTTATTATTTAGTCCATGTTTTCAAGAAATCTACAGGCTTTTCACCGATTCAATATATTATCCGACGTCGTATTGGAGAAGCACAGTCATTACTTATCAACACAAATGATAGTATTACAAAGATTGCTGGTATGGTTGGTTATGATAATACTAGCTACTTCGCGACACTCTTTTCTAAAACTGTAGGTATGTCTCCAAAGAAATATCGTCAGTTGTGGAGTGAAAATTAGATCTCTTACGTTAAATAGATAAAACTACTTACAAAAAGCAATAGTGACCCACTATTTGCTTTTTATTTTTTCCTTAAACTTTTTGCCAACCTTCTTAAGTAAGTTTAATGTTATACCTTTCTTCAGCTTAAAACACTACGTATTTATCCTCCTCCCGTAAACTTAGATAATTTTCCGTTTTGATAATTTAAAACCTCTAAAACAATTAAAAACAAGATTGTGAAAGTTTCCATTTATATATATGAAAAATCTGCTTAAATTAAACAATATAATGAAAGCGTTTAATTTTAATAAAATTTATAATGAAAGTATTAGTTTTGGAGGTGTTTTAAATGAGTATTAAAATTTCAGGAGCCCCTTGTTGCTGGGGCGTCGATGATCCGAAAAATCCATTTCTTCCACCATGGGAGAAAGTATTACAAGAGGCATCACAAGCTGGTTATAAAGGGATTGAATTAGGACCATATGGTTATATGCCTATGGATATTAAGAGAGTACAAGCGGAGCTAACTAAAAATAATTTAAATATTATTGCGGGGACCATTTTTGATGATCTAGTATCAGAAAATAACTTAGAAAAGTTATTATCTCAGGTGGATGATATTTGTTCTTTGGTAACCAAGCTTCCAAAGTCACCAATGGAAGAAGGTAACCGATTTTCCCCCCCTTATTTAGTTATTATTGATTGGGGACATGATGAAAGAGACTTTAATGCTGGCCATCCTGATAGGGCAAAAAGGTTATCTACACAGAAATGGAACAATATGATGAATCATATTCGAATTCTTTCAGAACGGGCATGGAATAAGTTTGGAGTACGGCCAGTAATCCATCCACACGCTGGCGGTTATATTGAATATGAAGACGAAATCAAAAAACTTATCAAAGATATTCCTTATGAAATAGCCGGACTTTGCCTGGATACTGGGCACTTATACTATTCAAAAATGGATCCGGTTCAGTGGCTCAGAGATTACTCAGATCGACTAGATTATATTCATTTTAAGGATATTGATCTAGAAATATATCATCAAGTTATCGGAGAAAGAATTCGTTTTTTTGATGCTTGTGCAAGAGGGGTAATGTGCCCAATCGGACAAGGAATCATTGATTATAATGCTATTTATCATTTGTTAAAAGATATAAATTACCGCGGGTATATCACAATTGAACAAGAACGTGACCCTAGAAACTCTAATACTAGTTTACGTGATGTAAAACAAAGTGTTGATTATTTAAAGCGTGTTGGATATTGATTGAAAATAGATTACGAGAAAAGGAGAAATGAAAGATGATAAATGGTGAAAAAAATATAGAAAATCCTATACGTTGGGGCATGGTAGGTGGTGGACGCGGAAGTCAAATTGGTTACATACATCGATCTTCTGCGTTACGTGACCATAATTTTGAATTGGTTGCAGGTGCCTTTGATATAGATCCAGAACGTGGGAAAGATTTTGGAGTGAATTTACATGTTGACCCAGAAAGGTGCTACGCTGACTACAAAACAATGTTTGAAGCAGAAGCAAAGCGTGAAGATGGTATTCAGGCTGTTTCAATAGCAACTCCAAATGGAACACATTATGAAATTACAAAAGCTGCATTAATTGCTGGATTGCATGTTGTGTGTGAAAAACCTCTATGCTTTACAACTACAGAAGCAATTGAATTAGAAGAACTTGCTTATGCGAAAAATTTAGTGGTTGGCATTTCCTATGGATATTCAGGACACCAGATGATTGAACAAGCGCGTAAAATGATTGAAAATGGGGACTTAGGAGACATACGTATTGTGAAAATGCAGTTTGCACATGGTTTCCATTCTACTGCTGTCGAAAAGAATAATGCAAGTACTAAATGGCGTGTTGATCCAAAAGTTGCAGGACCAAGTTATGTCTTAGGTGATTTAGGAACACATCCTTTGTATTTATCTGAGGTCATGCTACCAAACTTAAAGATTAAAAAGTTGATGTGTTCTCGTCAAAGTTTTGTGAAAAGCCGCTCACCTCTAGAGGACAATGCTTTTACTATTATGGAATATGAAAACGGTGCCATGGGGACGGTGTGGTCTTCTTGCGTTAATGCTGGCTCTATGCATGGACAAACAATTCGAATCATAGGTTCAAAAGCTAGTATTGAATGGTGGGATGAACATCCTAATCAGTTAAGATATGAAGTCCAAGGTAAACCAGCAATGATTTTAGATCGTGGAATGGATTATCTTTATTCTGAAGCACTTATCGATGATCGTATAGGTGGAGGTCATCCAGAAGGCTTGTTTGAAGCATGGTCTAATCTTTATTCTCGATTTGCAAAAGCGATGAATGCAAAAGATCGTGGAGAAACATTAGAAGATGTTTGGTACCCAGGTATTCAGGCAGGGGTAGAAGGTGTTCGATGGGTTGAAAACTGTGTAAGGTCTGCAGATAATGGTGCTGTTTGGGTTGAATACCAATAAGTGGGATAAAAGTTCAATTGGAATAAGGTCTTTGAAAGTGTCGTTCAAAGGCCTTATAGAAAATTTTATTTAAAACAAATGTCCTCATGAAGTTATAGATAAGAAATAAAGACTAAAGGAAACAGTTTAATTTTTGTTTACTTTCATTAAGTAAAACTGAAAACGCTATCAAATATTTTATCCTTAATAATTGTTAATTTCATAATGAAGTAAAATTTAAATTAGTGAACAGCTAAGGAGGATAATCATGAGTACTAGAATGAGTAAGAAACAAATGAGTCATAAAGCTTATTTACAAATTATTATGATATCAGCAACATTTGGTGGGCTTCTCTTTGGATATGACACTGGTGTAATAAATGGAGCTTTACCTTTTATGGCCCAACCTGACCAACTTAATCTAACACCAGTTACAGAAGGTCTTGTTACAAGTTCACTTCTATTTGGAGCAGCACTTGGTGCATTAGTATGCGGTAAATTAGCAGACCGCTATGGCCGTCGTAAGATGATCCTTAATCTATCATTCTTATTCTTGTTAGCATCACTTGGAACTACATTTGCTCCGAATGTTTCAACTATGGTTGTCTTTCGCTTTTTACTCGGGCTTGCTGTTGGAGGAGCATCATCTATGGTACCGGCCTTTTTAGCTGAAATGGCACCCCATGAGAAAAGAGGGCGGATGGTTACCCAAAATGAACTTATGATTGTTGGTGGGCAACTATTAGCTTATGTTTTCAATGCTATTCTTGGTGTTACTATGGCTGATACTGACCATGTTTGGCGATATATGCTTGTCCTTAGTGCAGTTCCAGCACTAATACTATTTGTAAGTATGCTCTTTGTTCCAGAGAGTCCTAGGTGGCTTACTTCAAAAGGAAAGAAAAGTGAGGCATTGAGTGTCCTTAAACAAATACGTGACGAGAAACGAGCTAAATTTGAATTTAATGTAATTGAAAAAGCAGTAGAAAAAGATTCAGAACTTAAGAAGGCGTCTTTCAAAGACTTTTCAACACCATGGTTACGACGTATTTTGTTAATTGGAATTGGGGTTGCCGTTGTGAATCAAATTACAGGTGTCAACTCAATAATGTATTATGGAACTCAAATTCTTCAAGAGTCTGGTTTCGGTACGAAGGCGGCATTAATCGCTAACATTGCCAATGGAGTTATATCAGTCATTGCGGTAATATTCGGTATCTGGCTGATTGGTAAGGTTAACCGTCGTCCAATGTTGATTATTGGTTTGTGTGGTACCACTACAGCACTTTTACTTATTGCGATATTCTCAATGGTACTTGATGGTTCTGCTGTACTCCCGTATATAGTGCTTTCTTTGACAGTGTTATTCCTTGCCTTTATGCAAGGGTGTGTTGGACCTGTTACATGGTTAGTTATTGCTGAAATATTCCCACAAAGGTTAAGAGGCCTTGGGTCTGGTATAAGTATATTTTTCCTATGGATCGTAAATTTTATTATTGGTTTTGCTTTTCCGATATTGCTAAGCTCTGTAGGTTTATCTACGACATTCTTTATTTTCGTTGCATTGGGCTTATTAGGAATTAGTTTTGTGTATAAATTTATGCCAGAAACAAATGGACGTACGCTTGAAGAATTGGAGGAGCATTTCCGTGCACAATACGATAAAGAGAGCACGATGAAATCGATTTATAAGGCCCAATAAGAATTATAGAATGATAGTTTTAAAAGATTATGAATTTTACACTGTTTTCCCGCGTGGTTCTAAAAGTGAAAGTCCTCTATATTGTAGTAGTAGTAGTAGTAGTAGTAGTAGTAGTAGTAGCTATAGCATACTGACAAGGGTAAAGAAATACTCGTTTTAAAAAGCCCGATTACTTCTTGAATTATAGAGAAATCGGGCTTACTCATATTATTGAATTATACAACTGACTTCATCAAAAATAAGGTGAGCTCTTTTGCATTTTAAATGATAGTTCAGTATGCATAATGTCACTTACATTTAAGAGATTATCGGAAAAATTATAACTAGGTTTAAAGTATATTCATTCGAATAGCTCTTTAAGTAACTCCATCTTTTAAAATCTTAATTTATATTCTTACTTACGATTTTCCGACTAGTAATCTCTCTGAAATTACTGGAGTAGATTATGAATACAATTACTATTAGTAAAGCCAATACAGCATAAATATAGCTAAAGTTCAAGCTATCTTGATTTTGTAAAAAAGGATTTAAATGAAGGGCAGAATGTTTAATTTCCAATGCTTTGCTTATTAATGTAGTAGCAGTAGCACCTGCGATGAAGTTTGTCATCATAAAAACTCCCATTCCCACCCCTGCATGTTCTCTCGGTAATGTACGGGAAACGGTATTTGCTAATGCGATTTGAATGAATGTTTGGCCAACACAAGCAAATACCAAAACAACCATAATGATTAAAGAAGATAATCCTACCATAAAGGATAAAAGGCTGTATCCAAGGAAAAAGTTTAATAACGCTGTATAGGTTAAATAGTTATTTCCTTTTATATCTGCTAGTTTGCCAGCTTTTTTACCTAATATAGCTGCCAATAAAGCGCTCGGAAACATAACTAATCCGCTAACAAGAGGTGATAAACCATTTATACCTTGTAGTAGGAGTGGTGTTAAATAGGGAATCCCGAATCCTATCCCTGAGCTTAAGCCAGACACAAGAATACCAATCGTGTACTTTTTGTTTTTGAATAGTTTTATTTCAATGAAAGGTTCATTTGTGGTGTTAATTCTCCAAATAAATAAAGTAACGAGAATAACTCCTACTATCGCATATAATAGTGAACCTTGGGTAATAGCCAGTAACAGGAAAGCTAGAGTGCCCGCAAGTAACCCAGCCCCAATCAAATCTGTCTTTGATTTTTCTTTCGGTGTGTCATTATCTAGGTATTTTCGAAAAAAGGGAAGGGTGGTCAAGGCTAAAAGGGAAATAATAAACAGATAATTCCAGCTAATAAAGCTGGTTACAAGACCAGCAACAATAGGTCCAATTGCTGTTCCTAAAGCCATTCCCGCTGAAGTAATCCCTAGTGCTCTTCCTCTAGTTTCAATGGAAAAGTAACGAGTTGGAATAATCATAGAGGTCGCTGGCATAACCGATGCCCCCATTGCTTGAAGTATCCGTCCAGCTACAATCATCTTAAAACTAGCTGCTGTAAAACCAATGATTGATCCCACCGCAAAAAAGACTAATCCTACGGTAATTAGATTTTTAAGTTTGTAGCAATCTGCTAATTTTCCATACATGACTGAACCAATCGCATAAACGATAATATAGCCAGTTACAATCCATCCGGCCTGGGATGGCTGAAGTCCGAATTCCTTTGTAATAGTTGGGATAGCCATATTGAACATGGTAGAATTCATCACTGAAATAACTAATGCGAAAGCAAGAACCAAGATAAGCTTTTCTCTATGTTGTTGATCGACCATTGAATTTGTTTGACTCATTTTTTTCTCCTTATTCAAAAATGTAAATCAAATACAATTAAACATGAGCAAGATGGGAAGGTTTCTCTCTTGTTCATGTTTAACTATAAAATAGATTTTTGATTCTCTGATTTTGAGTTATTTACTGACAACTTTCAAATCTAATTTATCAATAGTTTGCATGACTCTGTCAAAACGCAGAGGCTGAGGCTCGCTCGGGAAAATATAATGTTCATATGGATCACCTAAAGTACGAAAAAATGGTTCAAACAGACCCGAAGCCAACAAGCCTACCATTTTGGTGTAATGAGAGTCTAGTCGGTATGAATGGATTGTATGAGCCGGAACATGCAGGAAGTCCCCGGGATTTAATTGGATTTCCTCTCCATTTGCCCACATTGTCATCTGGCCTTCGAGACAGAAAAAGGTTTCTGTATGATGCTCATGGTAATGGTCTACAATTCGATCACCTTTAGGGCCTTCAGAAGAAACGATAATAAATTGTCCTTCAGTATTCGTTTGGGCAGCGACAATTCTATGCAATTGGTCACCAGTCAAAAGGCGATCTCCTTCACCAGATTCAAGTACATAAGGAATTACTTGATCAGGTCGAATAGAATTTTTAACAAGTGTAGCAGTACTTGCTGGTTTATCTTCAAGGATAAAGCTCACATCAGCCTTAGCTTCAGCCTCGCGGAAGCCTTCAGAAGGAAGCTCACTGCTTTCGTGTGGGGGATACTCAACTTTATCGTACGGTTTTCCTATGATCGAATAAAGGGTAGCAGCTTCACCTTTTGTCATGTAAGAAACAAACCGGGTTCTATGGCTCTTCATTCGATAGCTGTGGATTGTTCCAGCAGGAATATGGGCGTAATCCCCAGCAGTAAGTAGATATCTCTCTTCGTTAAGGGTTAGTTCAAGTCTGCCATCAAGTACTAAAATGCCTTCATGTGTATGATGGTGAAGATGTGAAGGGAAAGCATCTTCTTTTCCTCCAGAAATTAACACCATTTCAAAAATATTACCTGTACTTTTTGGATCTGCCATGACAATTGCAACCTGTCTACCTAACAGGTATCGTTTTCCCTCTCCACTTCTGAGTAAATAAGGTGCTTTTTCTTCTGGTAATACATTCTTGAACATAACATTTCTCCTCTCTAATCATTGATATGTAATAAAATAAAATAGACCAGTCTATATAATAGTAGTGTAAAGGGGCTAAAAATGCTACCCTTTTTTTGTTAATAACAAAGGAATTGTTTCAGCTATGGTAAGAAGATGTGTTTTATCCTTATTTGCTAAAGAGAGTAAAATTCCACCTTCAATCATGGAGTTTAATAACATTCCTACTTTAATTGCCTGTTCGTTTTGGACCCCATTTTGAATTAACTTTTTAGCAAGAATTGTTTCCCATTTTTTAAAGGACTCTACACATACCATACGCAAAGGCTCACTTATTAAGGCGGTTTCACTTGCTAGCAAACCGACTGGGATTCCCTCAATATTTTGAGGGTTATTGAATTGGTTAGCAGTTTCGTGAATAAAGGCTTGAATAGCTTCTATAGGATCTGGCACCTCATCCATAAATCCCTGTAGCTTTGTTTCAATGTAAATGCTTGTATATTTAACTGCTTCGATGGCAAGCTCTTCTTTTCCGTTAGGAAAGTAATGATAAAGAGATCCCTTAGGTGAACCGCTTTCCTTGATTATTTGATTTAATCCTGTTGCATGATAACCTTGCAACTGAAAAAGGCGTGATGCTGTTTGAAGTATTTTTTCTCGAGAATCTGATTTATTTGCCATGAAGTTTCCCCCTGATATGTTATGAAGACCGACTTATATAAATATAGAAAACAAATAGTACATTGTCAAAATGAGAGCGTTTTGAATTATAGTTAAGGAATTACTCCAAGTTTATTATTTGACTTAGTAATTAAACAAAAACAAGAATCCTCTTTTAAAAATACATTGTTTTTATAAGTGAATCTTTGATTCAAGCAAACATTCACTCGCTTTTGATATTTCCGTTGTTGTAAACGATTGCTAAAATAGGACTATTAAGATAAATAGATAAAATTAAGTTTTATGAAAAGGGAAAGGGAGGAACAAAGATTGAAAATAATAGACTTAAAAACAAATCATATTTCCAATCCATTAGGATTTCATTTCAATAACTACCTTACATTTTCTTATAAAGTAATCGAGGCAACTGGAAAAAACCAAGTTGCAGCTCAAATTCAAGTCGCTTTGTCACCAGCATTTGAGGACATTTTATATGACACAGGAAGAGATGAGAACCTTAGTAGTTTAGGACATCTCTGTAACCTCAAACTCACTCCACGTTCAAGATATTACTGGCGTGTAAAGGTATGGGCAGATAATGGAGACGTTTCGACAAGTGATGTAGCTTGGTTTGAAACCGCAAAGATGAATGAAGAATGGACAGGAACATGGATCACACCAGATCTTTCACCTGAAATTCATCCTGAGCTTGTGAAAAATATCAAGATTACCAAAAAAGTAGAACAGGCGAGAGTATACATTTGTGGATTAGGTCTTTATGAAATGTATATTAATGACACAAAGGTTGGCAATGAGTATTTAGCACCGTTTAACAATGACTATGATAATTGGATTCAATACCAAACGTACGATATTACAGATAGCTTTAGTAATGGTGAAAATAAGATTAATGTTCTGTTAGGAAATGGTTGGTATAAAGGAAGATTTGGTTTCGAAGGTGGACATGAAAACATTTATGGTGATCGGTTTGCATTACTTGCCGAGCTTCACCTCTCATATGAGGATGGTACAACTGAGATCATCTCAACAGATACAAGCTGGGATGCTCATAAAAGTAAGATATTGGTTAGTGAAATCTATGATGGTGAAATATATGATGATACATTTTCTGATCAAGAAAAATATGCTGTGAACAAAATAGATCTCGGGAACGATAGACTAACTGCTCGACTAAGTCTACCGGTTATCATAAAGGAAAAGCTGAATCCAGTTGAAATAATTGATACTCCTGCTGGTGAGAAAGTCATCGACATGGGACAAAATATGGTTGGGTGGATTGAATTTACAAATCGTTTACCAAAGGGAGGAAAGGTCACCTTACAATATGGTGAAATTCTTCAAGATGGAAACTTTTATCGTGAGAATCTTCGCGAAGCAAAGGCTGAATTCACATATATTTCTGACGGCGAAGAAAAAACAGTGCGCCCTCACTTTACATTCTATGGTTTTCGTTATGTAAAGGTAAGCGGTTGGCAAGGTGAATTGGATATCAATGATTTTATAGGTTGTGTCATCTACTCAGATCTCGCACAAACCGGTTTTATCGAGACAAGTAACTCTCTAGTTAATAAGTTATTTGAGAATGTCATGTGGAGTCAAAAAGGAAACTTTCTTGATATACCGACAGATTGCCCACAAAGAGATGAACGAATGGGCTGGACCGGAGATGCACAAGTATTTTCTGGAACTGCAGCCTACAACATGAATGTTTATTCATTCTTTACGAAATATGGCTATGATGTATGGCTAGAACAGAAGGTAAGAAATGGTGCAGTGCCAATGACAGTCCCTGAAATTCCTTCACCTTTTAAACCTGAAACCAGTTCTAGTGCTTGGGGAGATGCAGCGACAATTATTCCTTGGAATATGTACCTTTTCTATGGAGATGACTCCATCTTAAAGCAACAGTTTCAAAGTATGAAGGCTTGGGTTGATTATATAAAACAGCTTGATGAAGAATCAGGTGGTCACCGTTTATGGAGAAATGGGTTTCATTTCGGTGACTGGCTAGCATTAGATGGAGAAAATCCCAAACTACCAATGGGAGGAACAGATAAATATTTTATTGCATCTGCCTATTATTATTACTCTGCTGACATTGTATCAAAAGCCGCTAGTGTTTTAGGAAAAGTAGAGGTTGAACGAGAATATAAAAAACTAGCAGAGGATATTCGGAATGCTATCCAAAACGAATATATATCACCTAATGGACGAATCACGATTGATACTCAAACAGCTTATGTTTTAGCGTTATTTATGGATCTTGTCTCAGAAGATCACAAACAAAGAGTAGCTGATGATTTAGCAAATTGTTTCATGAAAGATAATAAACACTTGAAAACAGGGTTTGTAGGAACTCCTTATATTTGTCAGGTTCTATCTAAATATGGACACAATGATTTGGCCTATACATTACTACTTAACGAAGATTACCCTAGCTGGTTGTACGCCATTAAGTTAGGAGCAACAACTGTTTGGGAGAGATGGAACTCTGTTATGCCTGATGGAAAGATGAATCCTGAAGGAATGAATTCGCTAAACCATTATGCATATGGATCAATTGCAGAATGGATGTATCGATATATGGTCGGGATAAACCCTGATGAAACGAAACCTGGCTTTAAACATGCTATCATTGCCCCTAAACCGCATTGGAGAATGAAATGGGTAAAAGGGAATATGAATACAGCATCAGGAAATTATTATGTCTCATGGCAAATACAAGAGAATGGGCTTTT encodes:
- a CDS encoding alpha-L-rhamnosidase: MKIIDLKTNHISNPLGFHFNNYLTFSYKVIEATGKNQVAAQIQVALSPAFEDILYDTGRDENLSSLGHLCNLKLTPRSRYYWRVKVWADNGDVSTSDVAWFETAKMNEEWTGTWITPDLSPEIHPELVKNIKITKKVEQARVYICGLGLYEMYINDTKVGNEYLAPFNNDYDNWIQYQTYDITDSFSNGENKINVLLGNGWYKGRFGFEGGHENIYGDRFALLAELHLSYEDGTTEIISTDTSWDAHKSKILVSEIYDGEIYDDTFSDQEKYAVNKIDLGNDRLTARLSLPVIIKEKLNPVEIIDTPAGEKVIDMGQNMVGWIEFTNRLPKGGKVTLQYGEILQDGNFYRENLREAKAEFTYISDGEEKTVRPHFTFYGFRYVKVSGWQGELDINDFIGCVIYSDLAQTGFIETSNSLVNKLFENVMWSQKGNFLDIPTDCPQRDERMGWTGDAQVFSGTAAYNMNVYSFFTKYGYDVWLEQKVRNGAVPMTVPEIPSPFKPETSSSAWGDAATIIPWNMYLFYGDDSILKQQFQSMKAWVDYIKQLDEESGGHRLWRNGFHFGDWLALDGENPKLPMGGTDKYFIASAYYYYSADIVSKAASVLGKVEVEREYKKLAEDIRNAIQNEYISPNGRITIDTQTAYVLALFMDLVSEDHKQRVADDLANCFMKDNKHLKTGFVGTPYICQVLSKYGHNDLAYTLLLNEDYPSWLYAIKLGATTVWERWNSVMPDGKMNPEGMNSLNHYAYGSIAEWMYRYMVGINPDETKPGFKHAIIAPKPHWRMKWVKGNMNTASGNYYVSWQIQENGLLDIKVEIPFNSTATLILPDATKQLVSIVGDEVEMIQQENEVIIELNSGTWQFTYLPTTSYVKEFTRHTKLKELLDIPPIKEIVLKEVPEIRSIPPYLLDQYEPKTLEEILDKGDSKLATNRLEKVEELFQFVTN